AGCATATAGTGAAAGCATTTAGAAACtacatttattgatatatatactaTGTGTTACACATTGAAGaaggtaaaacaaaaaagaatatttacacaaaaaaaaaatgagaaacaggATTAACGGAATACAGGAGGACCCATACCACAAAGTGGTAAACTTGCTTTCAATGTACATTGCAAGGATATCATATTACTCGTACGGAAACACCTAATTGAGTTGCGTTGTTTACATTTGTCCggatagttatcaaatgtaccaggattacaatttagtacgccagacgcgcgtttcgtctacataagactcatcggtgacgctcatagcaaaatatttattaagccaaataagtacaaagttgaggagcattgaggatccaaaatttcaaaaagttgtgccgaaTACGGAAAATGATGAAATATGTGACACTTTATGTAAATTACAACCAATCAATTGTTTCATCTTTTTTGATTTTGTGTCTTGTTGCTGTTGGTATttgtttgttgatatcttattgTCCTCTTTTGTTTTCAGTGCTTTTATTGCACACATACATATTATAAAGTCAATGCAATTAATTTTCACCTCATCTAAATAACTCGTATCATATTTGCCTTGCACATCGTTGTTATGATAAAAccttaaacaaacaataaaatactCTTTATGTGCTTAAGAATGACATACCTGGATAATTAATTAATGTGTTAAGTAAACTAAATAATCgtttaaaaaaaggaacaacTGATACAGGTTTGATTGCTTTCTTCATGACACGTCCAAAGGCAAATTTGAAGTTAAATATGGGATATGAATCGCTATAACACTAggttaaaattacaataatgaAACCCTTAGCAACATTTTTATGCAAGATCAAATTATTATCTCCTTGTAATGACTTATTAATTGGATGTTAGGCCTTATACTTCAAATTAAGGAaacagtattataccgctgttcgaaagtccaTAACTCTGGTTTCTAACATTGTTTGTATTAAATCTGAGGGCTAGATCTACATTGATCACTTTCATCTAATGAAGTTTGATTTTCGAGATATCAGCCAAAAagtattttcgatctatgatcTATATTTTTACAGAGGTGGTCGTTGTTCTTCGTCCGACTGCAACAAAGTAAGGATTGTTTGTGCCCTTTCCCTGAATGTGATATCCTGCACTAGACGTATTACCATGTTTGTAATAATCTATgcaatacgacgggtgccacatgtgaagcaggatctgcttacatTTCATAAACATCTGAAATTACCCCCAGACTttgtagggttcgtgttgcccAGTGTTTAGGTTTTTATGTTGGGTTCTATGAACAATATTGCTTGTCTGTTAGTACTTTTCCTTTTTAATTAGTGCGTGGTTAGTTTGTTTGCTTCATTACTTTGTTCGTTCGTTCTTCGATGACTGCCTTGAAATATTGCTCAACTTCAGCACGCTTTTTATCaggaatgttttaaaaaattaatgttaCCTATTTGTACGCACAGTTTAGaaactttatctaaaatgtttaaagaatcGGAACTTGTTCTTTCACTAATCATgctaatgattttattattaagaCCAAAGCAAAAACTGtctaattattttaattataagtttATTCAACTATTTTTCGTAATCGCACATTTCTTAAATGCGATTCACAAGGTTTTGTCTTTGCTTCTTCTAAAGGTTTAATTTGATCTGATGGTTGTTGTTCGTCAGTCGTTGATAAAAGAAGCGCGaagaaagggtaagcagatcctgctccatatgtggcacccgttgtgttgcttatgtgataacaaatccggtaaagattctaattcggtaggtcacattcatgaaaaggaaggcgattgtagttacgacgtaagcaTGGCAAGGAAAATATTCGATATCTTGTGGAGATAACTCCCTACAAGAAACCAAATCACGCAGGAATCAATAACTAGAGGTTATCGTTATATACTACATATGCAGGCATTATTGAAAGGATGCTACAGAGAAAAGGAGAGTCTACAATCGGAACATTTGAAATCAACTTATTCACAGTAGATGTATCTTTTGAAATAATCCACACTTACACGTTCTAgattgaaacaaataaatgaagtaGAATTAACTCTATTAACCTAAATATATaccttgtttcttttttttaaagattatttcaACTTCAAAAAGAGTTATAAGATCAACATAAACACGAAACCTGAAAAGTTAAGTATTTTACGCCATCTTTAAAGCATAACTTAACGttaaaagattatgatttctTGTTCTTTTTAACATGATCCTGTACGATGATAATGTCAAATGAATAGATCAACAAATCGACACGAGGGGCACAGTTGCTTCTGTAAGGAATGCTTAATGTGAATACTAGAACACGTTCTACAAACGTAAGAGATGTGTTtccaataaaaaacaaatgaaatgcagGACAATAATGCCTGTTTTAtagattgttttatttgaataaaaatgtgttttgcaTAATAGTATTTCTTTCATTGTAAAatcagaacatttttttttataaaaagccTAGTACgttgccaaaaaatgtcaagcTTAAAATTTGATGACCTAATTCGTTATCATACGGCAATTTACTGATACGGTTCCGAAAATGGTTTAAAGTATCTCTTCAATATTTATGATACAGAATAAGGAagttaaatagaaaaaaaacccgtCAAGATTACTTTTgtcaaatactgtttttttcAAGAGTGACTTATTGACATATAAACTGTAGTATTGAGATAGTGTTTTACAAATATCCCTTTTATGTTCTTTAATTGCTGATTCAGGATTTTCAAATCACCGAATATTTGAAGTGGTTGGATGAAAATTGATCCGTTATCATACGAAATAAAAGATGATATTgactaaaacaaaataagaagtgtatttatatgaattttttgGATATCTAAAgttgtatttaaagaaaaagagaaaataagGAAGGTATTCTTAAAAGCGAGTCTTCCATCAATATTGTTACAAGTAGCCTCTAGTAACCAGATGAAAGAGATGAAATggttaaaatttataaaaaaaaaatgttaaagataAATGACGTAATTTGCAAATTTAGTAGAACATTTTTAAGAGATTTATTTCATAATGTTCATCGGCACGCATatagtattgttttattttttgttcgtCAGGATTAAAGGATGATTAAATTCTGATAATTGTCGTAGATGGAAATACTTGTGCTTCATATCATAAAGttatgaaataaattatgataaatCAATGATAATATGATCTTGAACATGTTTTTAACTATGACAAAAGATATACATACATCATCGTTTATGGAAAAGGTTGAACAACTTTAACCAAGGCGTCTTCTTAaggaatttgatttaaaaagatttatatacctatatggagttattttctttcagaaagtcaggtcattctttttcagaatcaacccggacgataccatgtttcaatggtatatgctcCAACGCATAACataatgacctgtgtaaggtcattattttccttgataaacatttactttcaaaattttattcgtctaatagttttttgttgccgatttggaaatttattttctaaagttcaaccgatgaaagatgtaaaagaaaccgtcattgtagacccgcaatttaattttagaaacaaataacgtgaagttttgttgatttatcgctttaataaagaaacattatcatatagatcagatgaattttaatgtagactatcataaaataaatccagatttaacatattcgtgtgtaagattttgaacatcttattgagtcaaactgaataggttgattgatttttggttgcttgcttcacgtccagtggcaaatatttcatgcatgttcagaacgatacacactgaataggaaatcatactgtgacctacatgtattaatattcgtcttcgtgtcagttcttaacttttaaaaatttatgtattccttttactctatcaaatgatcgACTATTacaataatcttatattctgttgaataacattaacgtaactcacgaaagggtcgggtgcggagggtatataactttatcctgattatcttttaataaaatgtgttgctattcgaaagacaatctttctgaattttcattcgattcatgtaaaatggttaaataaataacaacttttccgcgatagaaatatcataacaaatagaaaaaaaacataccccctcccccttttccataagctaagtgGTACAATAATAACTTACAATgcgtcttgtatttgtcatacaccattatcggatggtaacaatacatttactttaaacatattttatttcaaaaaaatcatgtacatggcatacacatataaatacaGTGATAACATATTACAAAAGGATTCTCGGAAACAAGGTTTCCCTTATATTAATCCGTCTCCCTGTAGAAAAAAggtaaagggaaataactgcaaataaaaaagttttttttttcatcagatCTTtcctatatgtatatatgtaccgGCGGCGGAGTGTGTTTACAGGACTTTGTCAAGACTGTCTCACCCAATTACGATCTTCATCATGCACGAACGACGCTATTAGCCAAAACGCTTCGAATCTACCAAAAATTGTTGCACTTGTTTAAACACGAGTACATTTTCCTCTTGATTGAGGTTATTGCAGCCAAATAGGAGTGTTTCTATATTGTATGGGAAGGGAATTTTTTCTATCGTACATTTTCGGACAAGGGAGTAATTATTACACTCGAGGAGAAAATGCTTTCTGCTCTCGACTCTACCACACGTACAGTTTTTACTTTCTACAAGATTTCTCTTAATAAATGTTCGTTCAGATTGCTACAATCCATCCGAAGTCTGGCATGAAGTATTTGTCCTTTCCTGTCtccataaaaataataatttggcatttttcttacattttgatTAAGGTAACTTTTAAGTGTAAACTTAGATGGACTTAGTCTGATATCGTCCGGAATAGCATTCCAGGATCGAATAACTGAGGGGAGAAAAGATTtctggtaaaatgcagttttacaCTTTATATGTTGCGTGTCATTCGTTCGTCGTGTGTCATAATTATGAATATTGAACAATTGTTGGGGGATAATGTCGCTTAAATAATCAGGGGTCTTATTGTGAaacatttcatgaaattttttaattttgtgttttttacgtCTTTCTGATAGTAACTCCCATCCTGTTTCGTcgtataatttatttatggaCGATAACTTAGTACCACCAGTAACTATCCTAGCCGCTTCAAGTTGCATATTTTCTAGTTTGTCACTTAAATAGTCTGGAATGTTGTCCCAAATGATATCTGTATATTCAAATAAAGGTCGgataaaacttaaatatatagtttgtaaatactttcttttcaatttattatcaatcaatacatttgtatctgacttcatgcagttacaattatatttttattgtgtatggataacaatttttaaaaggtttatatctaaattaattagagttttatttcacattttaaatgagccgCAGGACGTATTtaaacctgaacgcattagaaaggaatatcccactttagtgttgtcggtaaaaaaaggatactaaatttgacaaatctttataaaattaatattttttgacggtatataagtcagataatgcatattttaaggttttcttgtcgtagaacacacctcggggtgtcaggattgttcaaagaaagaccttcctccggtcggtctttcatttgatcaatcctgacacccctcggttagttctacgacaagaaaaaccttaaaatatgcattatctataacataacTACTTTGGTATCAAGTACAATATAGACCAACATTGCAAAGTAATACAGGGCAtgaacaactatatatatagaagatatctaaatgtaatttctttaaaacatcATATAAGTATTGTTTACGGGTATGAAAGATACTACGAAACTGTATGTTTTTTCCATAAATTATTTTCTCATAATGTGCCTAAACATTATGTAACAATGTAGAGTAGTTTGAATATCACTAATAATCAATTGGTTTGTCTTTCAACATTGTTCATTGTTCAAGTTAATGTTATATCTTTATCAACAAATGAACAattgtttgaaagaaaaaaaaagaaaaaaaatgtaagaaaattaCTTTTTTGGTGATTTTCTCTCATAAATAAGATAGTAATGTGTCACCATAATAACTCtggtttatcatttgaaaatcaacGGTTACGTGTGTCCTATTTGTCGAGTCTTCAAGTGCCTgtctaaaaaaattataacattatttataaaaaaaacatgcagtCACTGAAACCTTTAATAATTGCATATAAAAATTGAATGTGcaaaaacattttcttatttgtacGTTGTACTTTAAAGTAAAACATACTACAAATACCTAATTATctttgcaaaaatatattgatagaaCAGGTtgaaattctgtaaatatagacaaaaaCAATTCCCACAGGACCACTCTTTGCGGCTAAAACTTTGCCatttttactatgaagttttgtgAAACTCTACAACTACGATAGTAGAAGGGCATTATGCTTTCTAGTTTGTTGGTtcattcgttcgtccgttcgtccgtctgtttcgctttaggttaaagtttttggtcaaggtagtttttgatgaagttgaagtccaatcaacttgaaactgagtacacatgttctctatgatatgatctttctcatTTAAATGCCATATTTGAGTTATTTTTACTAAGTGTCACCCCAAATGAGTAAATCATATTAAGACCCATATTAAAGTCATGGCACCGTTAAACTTCGACCACTTCAGTTGTATGATTATGtttcttttatgtttaaaatttcttgaaaatatgaaaaaggaatAAAAGTTTATTCGGTCTGAAAAATAATCAGCAGATTGCATATAACGTCATAAACACTATTCGTCGTAACAACGTtgcttcatatatatatatatatatttatattgtttgtgctgtttttagatccttctacaacgaaatttgtttgacatgcacacgtataaaaattgcggtttttatccaacgcaatcataggtttgaacgtagttttcaatttagactcgtttatattttttgtttgggcatgtatcatattttccctccggtttatatgatccgttcatcctatattgtctcttaaaattcaagagtcaatcttaaattgagagtaaattatatggccttccaaataccgtttcgatccctaacatcactgaagagacatatattgtcgaaatctagatctggtgtactaaagaaatattgacaccaaaggtttgtggcacaacatcgtagccactagttaacatttttttttctttctgtgacgtattaaatttatattcagatccattttgttacatcttgtgatcaattttatttggcaatcgtcaatggcagtcaaaaagggtacaacatcaccataaaataactataaaatatacaaatattagatatttcggataacagatatccttcttcaataatagcacgatgtcaaatgaatcgtgtcaattcaaattgagactctatcaaaatcttgatttattcaatttaaacgaacgctggaacaattttaaaatttccaaacacaccgcaaagactacagaaatatgccaaacataaaaatatttatttacgaTGTGAGATGGCACAACTTTAGATTTCCAAAGGATGTGACAGTTGAGTTTTTTGGGTCTGCGATAGGCAATAAGAGGAGACATAAAAATCTCAAAGACATACTTGTGACATCAAAAgtaaagaaacaagaaacttcaaaatttgggTGTTACAAACAATGCGGTAGAAGGAACTGTAAGTGCTGTAAAGCCGCCAACACTGACCACTCTTTCAGCAGCACGGTAACAAAGCAGCGATACAACATCTATGTTACATCTAATTGCAAAACGgaaaatagtatttatattcTTACTTGTGGAACTTGCAAGCTGCAGTATGTTGGTGAAACAGAAACCACATTTAATATCAGACTAAACAATCATCGGTCGTTTTATACAAAAGGAAGAAACTGTCCAATTACGAGACACCTCTTAAGAACAGgacatacttttgaaaatatcacctTTCAAATAATTGAGGTAAACCAAAATTGGGACCcagaaatgagaaaaaagagAGAAAGGTTCTGGATGCATCAGCTACGTACTCTTGAACCTGATGGACTTAATGAGAGGGATGAAAAACAGTTCTACCCGAAAGCAAAGGAATAACtcatcaattttacttctatttaactaaaacaactatttgttttaatttttgaaaaaattgtttatgtacaataaacggcaaaaaattgttttatacagatcattaatcaatatgttaaacttttgtgtagctcaagctacaaagatattttttgtcatgcatccgatttcaccttgatagatgcacacgcccgatgaagctaatttgtttagcgaaatattgcgtgaataatatataaaatataacaccttattttataacactcattagtgtgttaaagttacattcttagacacttatataattcaatttagtaactgcatcagtttatttacaaactgaTCCACACCTATatagattgaatgttgattgttgctatttttagacactATATACTATTTTCACAGGCAACACGCATTACACATCTTATTTTGTGTAATCTGTTCATATCTATTTCCTTGCAAGATCatggaaaacaaaacatatttcagtACATTAAGAAGTTTaacgaaaaagaaaatacagCTTGAACATCATGCTTCTAATCTTAAATCGTACATAGACAACAACACGATACCAAAaggtttaaatatcaaattaacgCCTCAGACACCGGGCGTCAAGTCCATCAGATTTATGAAACGTTGGGAcgatattttattcaattgttCATTCCGACTTCTTCAACTCTTACTCTCCTTTTCCATCTACGGCTACAAACAAATTAATTCGGAgataaatgaaacatatattaaaacatcTCTGTCTGTTACTCCAGAAGATATGGACGTAATTCAAAGACGACTATTCGACATTCAAAGAATAgagaaacaaaatttcaaagctaaacaaaataaaaaattcaaacgagaccGTTTAAACCAACAAAGTTCCGTTTTTGAAGAAGATCcaattttaaacttgttaaaAGAGAGTAAATCAAAACAACCGAGGAAAAGgcgttttaaaaaacaaaaacacgcAGTTCAAGATAAGTTAGTTGTAAATCTGTCATCAATAGAACTAACTACCTCTGAGGAAAAACTATTGAGTAAAGGCCTTAATTTTTGTCCAGCTCCAGCAACCGTCAACAATTTACAACTTGAGACAGATGTAGAAGCATTTGCCAGGCGTCTCCGGTTGAAAGAACATTTCAATAGACAacagaagaaaaatttaaaagaagccGGAATGAATGAATCTGATTATGAGAGTGATGAAGGAGACATATGCAtcccaaaatttaaaaagaaaagtacaTGGAATCCCCCTAAAAGCAAAAACGACAATTTGGAATCATTCATTACATCAGTCAAAGCTGAGGTCAGATCTTCAATCAGTGGTAAACAAGtcagaaatatttcaaagtcaGAAAGTCAAGCCATGATTAACTTAAAAGACCGTGACGAAATTGTTATCAAACAAGCTGACAAAGGAAGTGCCGTTGTAGTGATGAACAAGGCAGACTACATCGAAGAAGGAAATCGTCAACTCTCAAACgctaaattttataaagaacTAACATGTGATCCAACAaaagaaatcaacaaaaaaattaatgacgCCCTCTCAGAAatgaataaagataaacaaattgATGACGATACGTACGATTATCTACGCCCAGACGAAACGTGCACAGCCGGTCGATTCTACTTACTTCCAAAACTTCACAAAGAAGGGATTCCAGGGAGACCTATAGTATCAGCTAATGGCCATCCCACCgaaaaaatttctgaatttgttGATTACCATCTCAGACCACATGTTcaacaactaccatctcatatTCAAGATACGACTGactatttgaagaaaatgaattcCTTAAGTCCTTTACCCAACAACACAATTTTGGTTTCAATGGATGTGTGTTCTTTATACACAAATATTCCAAAAGATGAAGGAATAGCCGCGTGTGAAAAAGTATGGAATACTCGAAAGGATAAACATCCCCAAACTGACTGTCTAGTTCAATTGCTCAAGCTAGTTCTTGAAAATAACAACTTTATTTTCAACGACAAGCACTTTTTACAGATTGACGGAACTAGTATGGGAACAAAAATGGCACCTTCTTTTGCCAACATTTTTATGGGGGATCTCGAAGAACGCATCCTTTTGAGTGTGCCATACAAACCTTTGTCATGGCTCCGTTTTATTGATGATATTGACATGAAATGGAACGATACTGCAGAACATTTGCAAGATTTCTTAGATCATTGTAATCAGTTCCATCACTCAATTAAATTTACATCTGAATTTTCAAGCGAGAAAATTGCTTTTCTCGACACCACCACATTTGTAAAAAACGGGATCATGACAACTGACCTCCACACAAAGAAAACTGATAAACACCAGTTCCTTTCTCCAAAAAGTTGTCATCCGAAACACTGCTCCAGGAGTATACCTTACAGTCAAGCCATCAGACTAAAGCGAATTTGCTCCTCTGAATCCAAACTTAACTATCGTTTGGGACAACTAAAAACACAGCTGAAATCAAGAGGatataaaaccaaaaacatcacAGACGCTTTTGATAAAGCTAAAGAAAAAGATCGAGCTAGCCTCAtggaatacaaaaataaggcgACCCGTGCAGATAGAATTCCGTTTGTTGTAACATTCCATCCcgatttgacaaatatttcatcttctATCCGAAAGCACTGGCGTCTAATCGAAAATGACTCGTCCTTAAAAGAAATTTTTCCATCACCTCCTCTTATTGCCTATCGCAGACCCAAAAATCTCAAAGACATACTTGTGACATCAAAAgtaaagaaacaagaaacttcaaaatttgggTGTTACAAACAATGCGGTAGAAGGAACTGTAAGTGCTGTAAAGCCGCCAACACTGACCACTCTTTCAGCAGCACGGTAACAAAGCAGCGATACAACATCTATGTTACATCTAATTGCAAAACGgaaaatagtatttatattcTTACTTGTGGAACTTGCAAGCTGCAGTATGTTGGTGAAACAGAAACCACATTTAATATCAGACTAAACAATCATCGGTCGTTTTATACAAAAGGAAGAAACTGTCCAATTACGAGACACCTCTTAAGAACAGgacatacttttgaaaatatcacctTTCAAATAATTGAGGTAAACCAAAATTGGGACCcagaaatgagaaaaaagagAGAAAGGTTCTGGATGCATCAGCTACGTACTCTTGAACCTGATGGACTTAATGAGAGGGATGAAAAACAGTTCTACCCGAAAGCAAAGGAATAACtcatcaattttacttctatttaactaaaacaactatttgttttaatttttgaaaaaattgtttatgtacaataaacggcaaaaaattgttttatacagatcattaatcaatatgttaaacttttgtgtagctcaagctacaaagatattttttgtcatgcatccgatttcaccttgatagatgcacacgcccgatgaagctaatttgtttagcgaaatattgcgtgaataatatataaaatataacaccttattttataacactcattagtgtgttaaagttacattcttagacacttatataattcaatttagtaactgcatcagtttatttacaaactgaTCCACACCTATAttagattgaatgttgattgttgctatttttagacactATATACTATTTTCACAGGCAACACGCATTACACATCTTATTTTGTGTAATCTGTTCATATCTATTTCCTTGCAAGATCatggaaaacaaa
The genomic region above belongs to Mytilus trossulus isolate FHL-02 chromosome 7, PNRI_Mtr1.1.1.hap1, whole genome shotgun sequence and contains:
- the LOC134726242 gene encoding uncharacterized protein LOC134726242, which translates into the protein MDVIQRRLFDIQRIEKQNFKAKQNKKFKRDRLNQQSSVFEEDPILNLLKESKSKQPRKRRFKKQKHAVQDKLVVNLSSIELTTSEEKLLSKGLNFCPAPATVNNLQLETDVEAFARRLRLKEHFNRQQKKNLKEAGMNESDYESDEGDICIPKFKKKSTWNPPKSKNDNLESFITSVKAEVRSSISGKQVRNISKSESQAMINLKDRDEIVIKQADKGSAVVVMNKADYIEEGNRQLSNAKFYKELTCDPTKEINKKINDALSEMNKDKQIDDDTYDYLRPDETCTAGRFYLLPKLHKEGIPGRPIVSANGHPTEKISEFVDYHLRPHVQQLPSHIQDTTDYLKKMNSLSPLPNNTILVSMDVCSLYTNIPKDEGIAACEKVWNTRKDKHPQTDCLVQLLKLVLENNNFIFNDKHFLQIDGTSMGTKMAPSFANIFMGDLEERILLSVPYKPLSWLRFIDDIDMKWNDTAEHLQDFLDHCNQFHHSIKFTSEFSSEKIAFLDTTTFVKNGIMTTDLHTKKTDKHQFLSPKSCHPKHCSRSIPYSQAIRLKRICSSESKLNYRLGQLKTQLKSRGYKTKNITDAFDKAKEKDRASLMEYKNKATRADRIPFVVTFHPDLTNISSSIRKHWRLIENDSSLKEIFPSPPLIAYRRPKNLKDILVTSKVKKQETSKFGCYKQCGRRNCKCCKAANTDHSFSSTVTKQRYNIYVTSNCKTENSIYILTCGTCKLQYVGETETTFNIRLNNHRSFYTKGRNCPITRHLLRTGHTFENITFQIIEVNQNWDPEMRKKRERFWMHQLRTLEPDGLNERDEKQFYPKAKE